Genomic segment of Anopheles darlingi chromosome X, idAnoDarlMG_H_01, whole genome shotgun sequence:
CTAATGGCAATGGCTCTGGCTGCACTCCTACGCTTCTCCTCGCCCCGCGCCCTACCCTCAGTGCCACTCAGtgtctttcccttttttttctttttgttccattccaattccaaCCGCTGACATGGCAACGACAACGCTCCGTGTTCGCTCCGTGCTGCCGGCTCTCGGTCCTGTCCTCTGGTCTGGACCTGGCTCCAACCCTCAGTGGCTACTACCTCCGGAGGCCGGAGGATCCCTCTccgcactgctgctactgctgtacCAGTCCTCACtgtgtgaaagtgaaagcaaaGTCCAAATAAGtccatcattccattccattggtATCTGCGTTGGGTAGGGTAGGGGGTCTTACCATCCGGGCACATTGTCCGGCTCGTCACAGCGCTGCAGGTCCTCGTTGTAGACCATACCGTGTTCGCACGTACCCTGGCGCGGTTCGACACCGTTCAGGCAGCTGTAGAAGCGCTGACAGTCGTCCGGGTGCGGATAGTTCGGGTGCGTAATGATCTGCCCGTTCCGGTCCATCTTCGGCGCATTCTTAGGACACTGGAAACCATCGTGCAGCTTCTCTGTGTGCCCGGGAacggggaaaggaaaatgcagTGGAGCGGTTAGCGGTACATGAAGagagctactactgctactactacaacttACTGTTGGCATTGCTACCGCAGCCCTGCCGGTTGGCCATGTCCGGCCAGACGCAGGTACCGGTGGTCTGGTAGAAGTGCAAACCGGCCACGCACGTCATCTCGAGCTCGCGCCCATTGACGCAGTTGTAGAAGATGTTGCAGATGGCCGGATCCGGATGGGGGAAGAAACCGTTTTGGCGCGGGCACACACCGACCGGCTTCGGTGGTTCTGCGGGAGGGAGACAGGAGACGACAGAGTGGTTGTTGAAATCATGGCGCGTTTGAAAGGCGTTTGCAGGGGGTGTGCAGCTGCAACTTACGCAGCTCCTTCCGATCGTGACACTCGACGTTGAACACCTGGTCGCACTTGTTGACGAGCTTGCTGGCCGGGTTGAAAACGAGCCCGTCCGGGCAGAGCCGCTCGGTGACGCGCCCCTCGTCACACTCGTAGTACCGGTCGCACTGGTACGGATCCTCGAACTGGCCGTCCGGTTTGGGGCAGGTAAACTCGTAGTAGTCGGCATCCGATTCGGCATCCGCCGTCTCGGCTGGCGCTGGAACGGCAAGGTGAAGATTAGGTGAAGATTAGGAGCGTCTGGTTGATAGAGCATatagggggtgggggtgggggtgcggtCCTTACCGCAGATCACGGCCACCAGCGGAAAGGAGATCGCAAGGATCAACGTTAGCACTCGCCGCATGTTGTGTGTTGCCCGGCACaacgacacaccgacacagagacgaacacacagacacacagacacacacagacacgcaccgCAGTGTTCTCGAAGGATCACGGGCTgtggatgtttgttttgtttttttttttgaacgTTAGGAAACGTGACGTATGCCCGATCCGTACGTGAGCAGTGCGAACGGTCAACTAGGCACCGCCGGTGATGAGTCGCTTACTTTTAGtacctctgctgctgctgctgctgcccctcccctcccctccccgctgTGGGACACCCCTCGGGGTTGTTATTTTCTTAGCCCTCTAGTGCTCGATGGCGGCTCGATGGCAGCGTCCTAAGGCGCAGCCCATATGCCCcacccctctttctctctctctctctcacacacacacacacacacacactctgacgcacgcacacactcgctgtTTGAATGACCTGTTGTGCGATATTACATATTCatcctctactgctgctgctgctgctctggagtGCTCGGTCGAGCTGCTCTGGAGAGGCTGCGCGCCGTCACATAACACAGCACCCCAGCGAGGAATCACGCCTTCCCTCcatcctccccttcccccctttatCTCGCCTTGTATCACCTTCAATCTTACTCAATCACAAATACAAAAAACCGGACGACGCAGACAGATTGGACGCAGAGGAGGGCATTATGCAAACGCGTCCGCGGTTCCGCGGTTCCAGCAACCTTTCAGCCACCCCCTCTCCGCCCTCCTCACCCTCCCCTGGGCACAGGTCGTCTGGCTTTTAATCTCTTCGGCCCCCGCCCTCTCGTCTTCATGTCTTCTTGTCGCCTTTTTTCTCAGCCGGTTACGTTTCCACGTCATCTAGTGTTtatcaaccccctcccccgatgGGGGTGAACACGCACCACGCGACAGCAACACCAAACGAGCCAACaactcttttctctctctctttttggcgctctctcactctccatCCTCATTCCTCGATCCGGACGCGCGCGATCACGCGCGTTcacctttctttcgctttcgctttcgagcCGCAatggggggtagggggggaaCCGGAATGCATGCCTCCCGATCCTCCcggtcgagctgctgctgctgaagaagatGTTACGCAACTCGAGGCTGCTGCATCGACGTCATCGACTCTCTTATATCACAGCGACCGGTTGAGGagttcaaacaaaacaaaaccaaaaatgggGAACAAAATGGGGCGTTCGGCCCATTTTTGGCGTGGCAAGTTGTTGTTGCGCGGGAAATAGAGCtagagagggggaggagggctgCGAACCCAGctttattgtgttttttttctttttcttctactcTTTTTCCACACTGGTTCCTAATGTTTACTATCCTCTCATTCTTATCGTAAACAGGCAACATGGTGCCATGGCTACTACTAtttagctgttgctgttgctgttgctggtggcggccAATGGCtttcgtcggtggcggtggcggcggcggctatAGAAAGTATACTGGAGTAGCGCGAGCCTTCAAAGACCTTCAATCAATCATTAAATCCAATCCAACCAAACGCCTGTCACAGCTCGTCCGGACCAATGGGTGCAGTAAGTAAGAGCatgaaggaaggagaagaagggaggtAGAGTGGGGGGTAGATAAGTGCAGAGAGCGCGAGTACGGAAGTGACGTGCGGTGCAGTGCGACAGATAAatagacaaagagagaaagagagaaagtgaggaagaaagaaaaaaagacaacaaagaacagagagatgaagagagagagagagagagagagagagagagagagagagagagagaaagagagagtctGTGTGGACAAAGAACACAGGCAAGGAGAGGGAGGATAATAGAGCCCGAGAGCCCGGCCAGTTACCCCTGGCCGGCCATTATCGCGGTATTCGGATCGCATCGGATTGGTTGATCggatttgattgatgattgacTGATGTCGATGTCAAATTGAGCTCGAGCCTTCGCCTCTTGCGGAAGGACACACTTCCAAATGGTCcatggtggtagtagtggtggtggtggtggtggttggattgctggccagaccaggccagacccGGAGATGTatgggtttgttttgtgttttgcgagTATCACATAGCGattgatgacgacgacgacgacgacgtctggGCGTGCGGTGTGGCCTAGCGGCGGTTCTTCGCgttgccctcctcctccttgtaCCAGTCCTTGCTGTAGTGGTGCGAGAGgagcaagaggaagaaaaaaaagaagaataaaaaatagaaagagacCAAAACCAGAAAGAGTCAGAAGTGGAGGCGGAAGTCAGTCGAGCCAGTCAGTcgagccagtcagtcagtgaccTCATTGGCCTGACCTGGCAATGTCAGgttgtcgagtcgagtcgagagcgGCCTTACCATTCTGGTACGTTCTCCGGATCGTCACAGCGCTGCTGGTCCTCGTTGTAGACGAGCTTGGCGTCGCACTGGCCGAGCCGTGGCTCGATACCGTTCAGGCAGTAGTAGAACCGGGAGCAATCGGTCGGATGCGGGTAGTTCGGGTGCGTGATCACCTGACCGTTCTTGTCGTAGCGCGTCTCCTTCGGACACTGGAAACCATCGTTCAGTTTCTCTGTGGAGTGGAGAATGAAGTGGAGCCGTTAGCAAACCGGGGGGatagctgctactactactactgctactcacTGTTGGCGTTGCTACCGCAGCCCTCCCGGGCGGCAACGTCCGGCCAGACGCAGGTACCGGACTTCTCGTCAAAGTGCAGCCCCCCGGTGCAGCTCATCTCCAGCTCCTCGCCGTTGATGCAGCTGTAGAAGATGTTGCAGATCGACGGATCCGGATGGCTGAAGAAACCGTTCTTGCGTGGACAGTAGTCGGTGGTACCCTGGGCCGGTtctgaaggagagagagaggggggtttATAGATGCGAtgcgtcatcgtcagcagcaaccacaaagGGAAACCTTCCGGCCCCCCGAATACTTACGCAGCTCGAACCGCTCACCGCAGTCCACGTTGAAGGGCTGGTCGCACTTGTTGATCAGCTTGATGGACGGATCGAAGACGAGCCCATCCGGGCAGATCTTCTCCGTGGCTTCGCCGTCCTCGCACACGTAGTACTTGTCGCACTGGATCGGATCCTCGAACTGGCCCCGATTCTTCGGGCACTTGAACTGTGCCTCTGCGCGgccggaaaagggaagggaaggcagacgatgaattgaattgaattgttggtggtagtagtagtagtggagtTGAACCTATGGATTAACACCCTCGCTTACCAACAATGGCCGCCGGTACCAGCAGGACGATCACCACCAGTGCCGCCACCGGTGTCCTCAACACTTTGCAACCCAtcctgtcgctctctctctctctctctctctcgctctcaagGTACTTCCCGGGGTTCCGAACCCGAAGttccgggttttttgttttctcttaggagaggggagaaggaaggTGGCGTAGGTAGGTCGCAGGgccggaagggaaggggtggggggtggggcgcGTCGACTACGAGCTACGATCGAGGAAGGCGAGGCTACTGAGACTGAGGCGTCCAGTCGTTGCCGTAGTTACCGATAAACTACGCGACCGCTTTGATGCGACTCTCACTTTTGTGCCCAACCCATGAGGGCatgcccgttcgttcgttcgttcgttcgttcgtggctcCTACCCCCTCTCTCGCTAATTCGCACctccgacgccgacgatgcgatgcgcccCCACCTGGTAGGTAGCTACAGGTATAGCTGGTatacagcgcgcgcgcgcggaagattgtgtgagtgagagtgtgagagacacagcaggaagaaggagaagaaggagtgtAGGAGTGTTCCCGGTTCGGACGGCGCCCTTGTGCACTCTGCACTCCTGGCCACAGCGAGCCCAATTCATTCTATCTTTCTgtgtgtctcgctctctctcacacactctttctttttatctttctaGATTGTACTACTTAGAAACAATGAGGAAATGCAAAAGCCATCCTTCTAAGGAGCCGTTTGTTATGGAGTATTTGAACAGGCACACtggctgctctctctctctttttctcacactcttgctctctctttctcctgctcATGATGTCTGGCAATCCAACGGTGCAGCAACGTCGTCAGGTCAGCCGTCAGGCAAGCGAAAACAGCGTTATACCCGTAAGTCGATGACGCTGACGTTCGGCACGACCCCGGTCGACGATCCGTGtggttttcctcctttctccAACGCGCGCTGCCTTCACGCCTTATTAGAGGGCGGAAAGGCGGACCACCCCCAGACCACCCCAGACCCCCAGACCAGACCTGCATGCCAAACGGATGATGGAGGTCGtgccggaccgaccgaccgtaccgaaccgaatccgccgtcgccaccgacgccgcctGCTTCCTGGTTTGGGCGCACAGAGTTCGGCATCCGTTAGTCTCTCAGTCGCATATCGCAACCGGTTTGCCAAGGGGAGCGGGGAGGGCACACGAGGAGGAGGGGCTTTCACATTCACGGCGCTCAACATTCGCTTTGCGCTCTTGTCcttgacaacaacaaaaaaaaaacaactactactgctgctgctgctgctgcttccgcctCCGACGCCTCGATCGATTCGTGCGAGTAGTTAACGCGATAACGAAGCCATCAGGACATCAAAGGTACGGTGCCTGTCCACCTTAGGTGACAACGACATTCGAAATTCGACATTCTCCCCGCCCCGCCGGGGGAGATCTTCTACGTGGTTTTTGTGGGTCAACTGTGGAACAGCCTGaaaatccggtccggtcgcaGGCACTCGCAGCACGATTTTTGCTGGATCTGggtcgtccggtccggttgtcgGTTATCTCACCGGCGATAACGCAAGCACAAGCCCCGGAGCGaaccggttcccggttgctgctcccccccccccccccccttccgtgCGCACGCGCAACACGCATCGCACGCCGGGCTTGCTGAACTTTCGCTTTCCAGTGCGCGTGAGGATGAACACGCGCAGGAAGCACAGGGCTATCGTCATCTGGGTAGAGCCACTGACAGCTACTATCGtgtaacacgcacacacacacatcctcacACTGTGAATCGACCTCGCCCAACGGTCGATCCAAACGGCCATCGATCCAATTTCGCTTTCGCCGAAAGCCAAACATTGGTCCCCAATCTTGATATAGCAGAACGGTGCAAGGGGCCATAGGGGGATTATAACCTTACACAAAACTGCAGCCCAGCTCTTGAATACTTGCATGAGCTCGCGAATGCGAACTTGCGCCCCAAACCttaccatcgtcatcgtctttatttgctttgctttgtggTGTTTGCGTCAAGCTGGCAGCTCAAGCTCAAGAAAGTAGTTGCGGGGGGCCCAGTATTATTGCGCCGGataccgtgcgtgtgtgccacgctgcttttcgtccttttgtcGATCTCCTTTCTCCCCACCATGACTGCTGTAGCGTCGCTCGATCGCCatccacgatcgatcgatgtgatTGTTTAATGCATCTGGGTCGGGGATGGCCCCGATAATATGATGATatgcatggcgtggcgtggtgtggcgtgccCCCCTTTGTCGTGCAACCGGGCCGGCCTGAAAGGttcgccatcggcatcggcatcggcgaccCTGTTTCTGTCTCCTGGCTGTGTGTAACACAACCAAAGTagccaaagccaaagtccCACGATTCCCTCGATTCCGTGGAATCCACCATTGTGGTCGATGTGGTGTTGAAATGTGCCTTGGTACCTGGGCTCCTGGGTAGAACCGGTTCTCgcgtaccgccaccaccaccaccgaaccacaCCACAGGTGATCCAAATGGTGATCCGGTTTCGACATCGACTTTGGTGTTCGGTgttctccgtcgtcgtcgtcgttgttgttgttgttgttgccaccagGATCCTTTCGCCTTGGCGCGAGTGCGCGAATTCAACACCCTTACCTCCACCTCCCGCCCTCCTCCCGAGCCTGCCAGATCTGGGCCACGTATACCGCACGCGAGACGCTGTGTAAAAGGGCGCTGCGTTCCCATTGATTCGTGCACAGCCAGCTCCCGTAGCTACAGGCCTTCTAGACTGCGGCTGTTTGCCTTCAAAGCCGGGCCGGGCGCGCCTGCTCCGAAATGTCGTGTcgccggtgacgacgacgacgacgacgacgatgacagtgGCCGGTTGCGTGTATGTCTCTGCGCCACACGACATTGCCACGTCACTAGCCATGCCAGAGAACGGGCTGTTTGCTTCTACTGGTGATCGATCGTCCTCTCACCGtcctcatacacacactcgtacactAGCAAGTAATTGGACGCACGAATGGAGCTCGCAGCTTCGCAGCACTCGATAAGCGCGAAATTGGACAATCAGAGAGATTTAGAGCGATCTAATGCTAGCaagaaccggaccggaccggccgGCTCCTTTCGATCTCCGAAATGTCACCATAAATTGGgttcttcggcttcggttgCAATTCCGAGAGGTTTATAATAAACCACTAGAGCCACCTAAATCGTCAGCAGATGCCAAGAGTGAGCCCGTGGATTTTAGTTTTAGTGTCCCCGAGCGTTAAAGCGTTTAAGAGCAGCCAGAAGCCTCCGATGTCCCATTTCCCGGTTGGCGCAGTCCCTTTGTTGTTGATAGGCCCCTGGAAAGAGTTTTCCATTCGACTCGACACACTTGGCAGTGTAACGTTGCAATGCAATTCTTAATTCTGCAACAATTTGCATTGCAATTCTTATTCTGATCAGTTTCTTATCGGTCTTCTCATACAATGACAAGCCTGGTCATGGTGATCTCCGCAAGTTAGATAAAGGACGCATTTTTCTTCCGCATTCATTCGATATTTTCCAGTACTTTGGTGCCTGGATTGGTAAATGCAACCAGTTTAACCAGTGaggcatgtgtctgtgtgtgtgtgtaaagagAGTGGATTTTATTTCGTTGATACACCCAGATAAAGGGCCGGTACGCTCACTTCACGTCTCTCGTGTCTCTCTGGTGGTCGCCACCACTCGTCCGTGAAAGGCAGACATTAAAATAGTTGTTAAAACCAATTAAAAGTACAAATGAGTCTTTTGAGTGCACGCCggggcggggtggggggggccgacagccgtcgccgccatctcTCGTGGCTTGTCCTTGAAAAGGGAGGGTGGTGCCGAGGGGACCGACACCCGGCGAGACAGTCCGGCCAGTTGGTAGCGGGACTTGGACCTGATGGGCGGACAAAACTACGCTGCTAACACAcctcgccgctgctgctaccttcgCCTTCTCATCGCCTTCTCACTGCGCTGCTCAGTTCTTCTTCTCGTCGCTCTCCTTGTACCAATCCTCGCTGcaggggggtgggtggtggaggaaAGAAAACCAAAGGGAAAAGGAGCAGAGTAGAGTACACAGCCGAACCGACCGATAGATACAGGCGCGCGCAACGCCAAACACTTACCACCCGGGTACGTTCTCCGGTGCGTCGCATCGTTCCGTCTCCTCGTTGTACACCTCACCGACCTGGCAACCGAGATCGCGGGGCTCCACACCGTTGAGACAGACGTAGAACCGCTGGCAGTCGGTCGGGTGAGCGTACTTCGGGTGGGCGACGGCCTGGCCCGCCTCGTCCGTCTTCTGCTCCTTCGGGCAGGTGAATCCGTCCTTCAGTTTCTCTGCGCAGGAGAGCAGGAAGGCAGAGGTCATTAGGAAGCTGGTTAGCGGGGGGCCAAGAGCCAGAAGGGGACACacgctgtgctgctgctacttacTGTTGGCACCCGGGTTGCAGCCCTGGCGGCCGGCATCATTCGGCCAGACGCAGGTACCGGTGTACTCGTCAAAGTGCAGCCCAGCCGTACAGGTGATCTCGGTTGCGTCACCCTCGATGCAGTTGTAGAACACGTTGCAGACGGCCGGATCCGGATGGGCGAAGAAACCGTTGCGCCGCGGGCACAGGTTGTTACCGCGCGGTGGttctgtcggtgtgtgtgtatcgatggGACCGTAAATGTCAAATCTCTCTCTTTGGGTGCTCTCAGTGCATCATAGTGGTACTTACGCAGCTCTACCCGATCACCGCAGTCCACGTTGAAGGGCTGGTCGCACTTGTTGATCTTCCGGATGGTCGGATCGAAGACGAGCCCATCCGGGCAAAGCCGTTCGGTTGCGCGGCCATCGATGCACTCGTAGTACTTGTCACACTGTACCGCATCCT
This window contains:
- the LOC125957798 gene encoding protein obstructor-E-like, whose translation is MRYSVIAFSALIAGIYAQSFKCPPKDGQYEDAVQCDKYYECIDGRATERLCPDGLVFDPTIRKINKCDQPFNVDCGDRVELQPPRGNNLCPRRNGFFAHPDPAVCNVFYNCIEGDATEITCTAGLHFDEYTGTCVWPNDAGRQGCNPGANKKLKDGFTCPKEQKTDEAGQAVAHPKYAHPTDCQRFYVCLNGVEPRDLGCQVGEVYNEETERCDAPENVPGCEDWYKESDEKKN
- the LOC125957792 gene encoding protein obstructor-E-like gives rise to the protein MGCKVLRTPVAALVVIVLLVPAAIVEAQFKCPKNRGQFEDPIQCDKYYVCEDGEATEKICPDGLVFDPSIKLINKCDQPFNVDCGERFELQPAQGTTDYCPRKNGFFSHPDPSICNIFYSCINGEELEMSCTGGLHFDEKSGTCVWPDVAAREGCGSNANKKLNDGFQCPKETRYDKNGQVITHPNYPHPTDCSRFYYCLNGIEPRLGQCDAKLVYNEDQQRCDDPENVPECKDWYKEEEGNAKNRR
- the LOC125957781 gene encoding protein obstructor-E-like — encoded protein: MRRVLTLILAISFPLVAVICAPAETADAESDADYYEFTCPKPDGQFEDPYQCDRYYECDEGRVTERLCPDGLVFNPASKLVNKCDQVFNVECHDRKELQPPKPVGVCPRQNGFFPHPDPAICNIFYNCVNGRELEMTCVAGLHFYQTTGTCVWPDMANRQGCGSNANKKLHDGFQCPKNAPKMDRNGQIITHPNYPHPDDCQRFYSCLNGVEPRQGTCEHGMVYNEDLQRCDEPDNVPGCEDWYSSSSSAERDPPASGGSSH